A window of the Accipiter gentilis unplaced genomic scaffold, bAccGen1.1, whole genome shotgun sequence genome harbors these coding sequences:
- the LOC126037319 gene encoding electroneutral sodium bicarbonate exchanger 1-like has translation MLQSASTSREGQQLAAVPRWQPFPFILQFFDRLKLFWMPAKHQPDFIYLRHVPLRKVHFFTAIQLTCLVLLWTIKVSRVAIIFPMMVLALVFVRKAMDFCFSK, from the exons atgctgcaaagtgcctccacgtctcgagagggccagcaacttgccgcagtcccaaggtggcaacctttcccttttattttgcagttctttgatcgcttgaagctgttttggatgccagcgaaacaccagccggatttcatctacctgcggcacgtgcccttgcgaaaggttcatttcttcacggcgatccagctgacctgcctcgtcctgctctggaccatcaaggtgtcccgtgtcgccatcatctttcccatgatg gttttggctctcgtctttgtccggaaagcgatggatttctgcttctcaaagtga